One Kangiella geojedonensis DNA segment encodes these proteins:
- the folP gene encoding dihydropteroate synthase, protein MSKLESLLNRPRPLVMGILNTTPDSFSDGGRYIHQEDAEKRIKEMLSAGADIIDIGGESTRPGAAEVSLEDELKRVIPLIKVAKALGAIVSVDTSKAEVMSRALEHNVDLINDVRALQEKGALEAVTGSGAYLCLMHMKGQPRTMQQNPQYDDVVAEVQDMLRKRIAECEKHGIDRKKIIVDPGFGFGKSLKHNTELMGRLELLQGLGCPVLVGVSRKTMIGQILDQEIPERLVGSVVAATYAALKGAKILRVHDVKETVQAMKVISAFKN, encoded by the coding sequence ATGTCTAAATTAGAATCGTTACTGAATCGCCCGCGCCCTTTGGTGATGGGGATCTTAAATACTACCCCGGATTCGTTCTCAGATGGTGGACGTTACATTCATCAAGAAGATGCCGAGAAGCGAATTAAAGAGATGCTAAGCGCCGGGGCGGATATTATTGATATCGGTGGTGAGTCAACGCGGCCAGGTGCCGCTGAGGTCTCGTTAGAGGATGAGTTAAAGCGAGTAATACCTCTGATTAAAGTGGCCAAAGCGCTTGGTGCGATAGTTTCTGTTGATACAAGCAAAGCTGAAGTGATGTCACGAGCTTTAGAGCATAATGTTGACCTCATCAATGATGTTCGAGCGTTGCAAGAAAAAGGGGCGCTAGAGGCTGTTACAGGAAGCGGTGCTTACCTTTGCCTGATGCACATGAAAGGACAGCCACGGACTATGCAACAGAACCCACAATATGACGATGTTGTGGCTGAAGTTCAGGATATGTTAAGAAAACGGATTGCAGAATGCGAAAAACATGGAATCGATAGAAAGAAAATTATCGTTGATCCGGGTTTTGGCTTTGGCAAAAGTTTGAAGCATAATACAGAGTTAATGGGCCGGTTGGAGCTGTTACAAGGTTTAGGCTGCCCAGTTCTGGTCGGTGTTTCTAGAAAAACCATGATAGGCCAGATTCTAGATCAAGAGATTCCTGAGAGGTTGGTCGGTAGTGTTGTTGCCGCAACCTATGCAGCGTTAAAGGGAGCAAAAATTTTACGCGTACACGATGTAAAAGAAACCGTGCAAGCGATGAAAGTTATTAGTGCGTTTAAGAATTAA
- the glmM gene encoding phosphoglucosamine mutase, producing the protein MSKRKYFGTDGIRGTVGQFPITPEFVLKLGWALGQALGNKGSVVIGKDTRISGYMFESVLEAGLTAAGVNSLLVGPMPTPAIAYLTRTFRADAGIVISASHNPYHDNGIKFFSADGTKFPDDVELEIEALMEQEMTTLASDKLGKAFRIEDATARYIEFCKASFPNNLSLKGQKLVVDCAHGATYHIAPHVFKELGAEVIVIGNTPDGLNINLDCGATATNALSKAVVEHKADLGIAFDGDGDRVMMVDSDGSLINGDQLIWLLAKHLNNKGELQGGVAGTLMTNMAVEVDLKKEKIEFERTKVGDRYVMQSLKQNNWKLGGESSGHVICLDYNSTGDGIVAALQVLNALKETEQTLKSFSNLHPLFPQELINVRVDDADSILEKQELKTLVSDVEQQLGDSGRVLIRKSGTEPLIRVMVEAKDETMTKNYANMIASKVQELV; encoded by the coding sequence GTGAGTAAAAGAAAATATTTTGGCACTGACGGTATACGAGGTACTGTTGGACAATTCCCCATCACACCAGAGTTTGTATTAAAGCTAGGCTGGGCCTTAGGCCAAGCTTTAGGGAATAAAGGAAGCGTAGTTATAGGGAAAGATACGCGTATCTCCGGTTATATGTTTGAGTCAGTGCTTGAGGCTGGCCTAACGGCTGCTGGTGTTAACAGTTTGTTAGTAGGGCCGATGCCGACTCCTGCAATTGCTTACCTAACACGAACCTTTAGAGCCGATGCCGGTATAGTGATCAGTGCTTCACATAACCCTTATCATGATAATGGTATTAAATTTTTCTCTGCGGATGGTACTAAATTTCCGGATGACGTTGAGTTGGAAATTGAGGCACTAATGGAGCAAGAGATGACCACGCTAGCCAGCGACAAGTTAGGTAAGGCGTTTCGTATTGAAGATGCCACTGCTAGGTATATTGAATTCTGTAAAGCCAGCTTTCCCAATAATTTATCATTAAAAGGACAGAAACTGGTGGTAGATTGTGCACATGGAGCGACTTACCACATAGCACCCCATGTTTTTAAGGAACTGGGTGCTGAAGTAATCGTTATTGGTAATACACCTGATGGTTTAAATATCAATTTAGACTGCGGTGCTACGGCAACAAATGCATTGTCAAAAGCAGTGGTGGAACACAAAGCTGACTTGGGAATTGCCTTCGATGGCGACGGTGACCGAGTTATGATGGTTGATAGCGATGGCAGTCTGATTAATGGTGACCAACTGATTTGGCTTTTAGCTAAGCACCTCAATAATAAAGGTGAGCTACAAGGTGGTGTTGCTGGAACCTTGATGACTAATATGGCTGTAGAAGTCGATTTAAAGAAAGAAAAAATCGAATTTGAACGCACAAAAGTGGGCGACAGGTATGTGATGCAATCACTCAAACAAAATAACTGGAAACTTGGCGGAGAATCGTCTGGCCATGTAATTTGTTTGGACTACAACTCTACGGGCGATGGTATTGTTGCTGCGTTGCAAGTACTCAATGCTTTGAAAGAAACTGAGCAAACGCTAAAGAGTTTTTCAAATTTGCATCCATTGTTTCCACAAGAGTTGATCAACGTCCGTGTAGATGATGCTGATTCAATCTTAGAAAAGCAAGAGTTGAAAACATTGGTTTCAGATGTTGAGCAACAACTAGGGGATTCCGGTCGAGTATTGATTCGCAAGTCTGGGACCGAGCCTCTGATACGCGTTATGGTCGAAGCGAAAGACGAAACTATGACAAAAAACTATGCAAATATGATTGCAAGTAAAGTTCAAGAGTTAGTGTAG
- the ftsH gene encoding ATP-dependent zinc metalloprotease FtsH produces the protein MSDLVKNILFWVIAAVILFVVIDAIQEKQLDDSKIPFSEFVEKIEAKEVDDVVINPNDIVVSGRETGSNRNIRAEIPDGGHGKLNEILLENKVQYSGKKREGGGFGTFLLSFGPILLLIAVWIYFMRQMQGGGKGGGALSFGKSKARMLSEDQVKTTFADVAGVEEAKEEVGELVDFLRDPRKFQRLGGKIPRGVLMVGPPGTGKTLLARAIAGEAKVPFFTISGSDFVEMFVGVGASRVRDMFEQAKKHAPCIIFIDEIDAVGRHRGAGLGGGHDEREQTLNQLLVEMDGFEGGEGVIVIAATNRPDVLDPALLRPGRFDRQVIVGLPDIKGREQIIKVHMRKIPVGDDVEPSLIARGTPGFSGADLANLVNEAALFAARDNLRTVGMEQFEKAKDKILMGAERRSMVMTEEEKLNTAYHEAGHAIVGLRVPSHDPVYKVSIIPRGRALGVTMYLPEQDKYSLSKEALESQLSSLFGGRIAEELLNGADKVTTGASNDIERATDIARNMVTKWGLSEKLGPMSYAEDEDEVFLGRSVTQHKNISDETARMIDSEIRDIIERNYERAKTILNEDMDKLHAMAKALMKYETIDAKQIDDIMKGEEPQPPADWSEKTSADDASDGGSANKQAPSQEPEDNPSQRQSDD, from the coding sequence TTGAGCGATTTAGTAAAAAACATACTATTTTGGGTTATAGCGGCGGTTATTCTCTTCGTTGTTATTGATGCCATTCAAGAGAAGCAGCTTGACGATAGTAAAATTCCTTTTTCTGAATTTGTTGAGAAAATTGAGGCAAAGGAAGTTGATGATGTCGTCATTAACCCTAACGATATCGTAGTGTCTGGTCGAGAAACTGGTTCGAACCGTAATATTAGAGCGGAAATTCCAGATGGCGGGCATGGAAAACTCAACGAAATTCTGCTCGAAAACAAAGTCCAATATTCAGGCAAAAAGCGTGAAGGTGGTGGCTTTGGTACTTTCTTACTAAGCTTTGGCCCGATTCTGCTGTTGATAGCTGTATGGATATATTTCATGCGCCAAATGCAAGGCGGCGGTAAAGGTGGCGGTGCTTTATCATTTGGTAAAAGCAAAGCTCGTATGTTGAGTGAAGACCAGGTCAAAACGACTTTTGCGGATGTTGCGGGCGTAGAGGAAGCGAAGGAAGAAGTAGGCGAGTTGGTCGACTTCTTGCGCGACCCACGCAAATTCCAGCGCTTGGGTGGAAAGATCCCACGCGGTGTTTTGATGGTGGGGCCACCAGGTACCGGTAAAACATTGCTAGCACGTGCGATTGCAGGCGAGGCAAAAGTTCCTTTCTTTACGATTTCAGGTTCTGACTTCGTCGAAATGTTTGTGGGTGTTGGTGCGTCACGTGTGCGTGATATGTTTGAGCAAGCCAAAAAGCATGCTCCATGCATTATTTTCATTGATGAGATTGATGCGGTAGGTCGCCATCGTGGTGCTGGTCTAGGCGGTGGTCATGATGAGCGCGAGCAAACTTTGAACCAACTATTGGTTGAAATGGATGGTTTTGAAGGCGGTGAAGGCGTGATCGTCATTGCTGCAACAAACCGTCCTGACGTTCTTGACCCTGCACTATTACGTCCTGGCCGTTTTGACCGTCAGGTCATCGTTGGCTTGCCAGACATTAAAGGTCGGGAACAAATCATTAAGGTTCATATGCGTAAGATCCCAGTGGGTGACGACGTTGAACCAAGTTTAATTGCTCGTGGTACACCTGGTTTTTCAGGTGCAGATTTAGCGAACTTAGTTAACGAAGCTGCATTATTCGCTGCGCGTGATAATTTACGTACAGTTGGCATGGAGCAGTTCGAGAAAGCAAAAGACAAAATTTTGATGGGTGCTGAACGTCGCTCAATGGTGATGACTGAGGAAGAAAAACTAAACACGGCGTACCACGAAGCGGGTCATGCAATTGTTGGTCTTCGTGTTCCTAGTCATGATCCTGTGTATAAGGTGAGCATTATTCCACGCGGTCGAGCGCTGGGTGTGACCATGTATTTGCCAGAGCAGGACAAATACTCCCTATCGAAAGAGGCGTTGGAAAGCCAGTTGTCTTCATTATTCGGTGGGCGTATTGCTGAAGAACTCCTCAATGGTGCTGATAAAGTAACTACTGGTGCTTCGAATGATATCGAGCGAGCGACTGATATTGCACGAAACATGGTGACTAAGTGGGGCTTATCTGAAAAGTTAGGGCCTATGTCTTATGCCGAAGATGAAGATGAGGTGTTTCTAGGGCGTTCGGTAACGCAACACAAGAATATTTCGGATGAGACGGCGCGTATGATCGATTCAGAAATTCGCGATATTATTGAGCGTAATTACGAGCGTGCGAAAACAATCTTAAATGAAGACATGGATAAGTTACATGCCATGGCAAAAGCGTTGATGAAGTATGAAACGATTGATGCTAAACAGATTGATGACATTATGAAAGGCGAAGAACCTCAGCCACCGGCAGACTGGTCTGAAAAAACTAGCGCTGATGATGCTAGCGATGGAGGCAGTGCAAACAAGCAAGCTCCTTCGCAGGAGCCTGAGGATAATCCTTCTCAGCGTCAGTCAGACGATTAA